A window of Komagataeibacter medellinensis NBRC 3288 contains these coding sequences:
- a CDS encoding pirin family protein: MIEIRPFDRLGHADHGWLDARHHFSFASYHDPARMHWGALRVWNDDMIAPNTGFGTHPHRDMEIITYVREGAITHQDSLGNTGRTEAGDVQVMSAGTGIRHSEYNRDNVPTRLFQIWIMPDRTGHAPSWGTRAFPRGERAGRFVVLASGHKEDTDALPINTDARVLGATLRNGEVVEYPLGNERLGYLVPARGAVEIEGLRVGERDGAAISDTAVLRVRALGDAEIVLVDTAP, translated from the coding sequence ATGATCGAGATCCGTCCCTTTGACAGGCTGGGCCATGCCGACCATGGCTGGCTGGATGCCCGGCATCATTTCTCCTTCGCCAGTTACCATGATCCCGCGCGCATGCACTGGGGCGCGCTGCGAGTGTGGAATGATGACATGATCGCCCCCAACACAGGCTTTGGCACCCACCCGCACCGTGACATGGAAATCATCACCTACGTGCGCGAAGGGGCCATCACGCATCAGGACAGCCTGGGCAATACTGGCCGGACGGAAGCGGGCGACGTGCAGGTCATGTCGGCTGGCACCGGTATCCGCCACAGCGAATACAACCGCGATAATGTGCCCACGCGGCTTTTCCAGATCTGGATCATGCCCGACCGCACGGGGCATGCGCCCTCATGGGGAACGCGGGCTTTCCCGCGCGGCGAGCGCGCGGGGCGGTTTGTGGTACTGGCATCAGGCCATAAGGAAGATACCGACGCGCTGCCCATCAATACCGATGCACGTGTGCTGGGCGCCACACTGCGTAATGGTGAAGTGGTGGAATACCCGCTGGGAAATGAACGGTTGGGCTATCTTGTCCCCGCGCGTGGCGCGGTAGAAATAGAGGGCTTGCGGGTAGGCGAGCGTGATGGCGCGGCCATTTCCGACACCGCCGTGCTGCGTGTGCGCGCGCTGGGGGATGCCGAGATCGTACTGGTTGATACCGCACCCTGA
- a CDS encoding LysR family transcriptional regulator, translating into MRLPDLEAWAIFAKVAERGSFARAAEEIQLSKPTVSKAVSRLEQALGVALFNRNSRQMSLTETGRALLGHASRILAEAEAAETEARGGTLVPSGLIRIAAPMTFGVRHLAPLLPGFLRQYPQVDITMDYSDALVDLVAGGYDIALRIAALADSALRARRLCGVRLVLVASPAYVAQIGHPDDPRALEGHRSFVYTNTSAPGMIRLHERVSGREYVLSQTARLRSDNAEAFLPALEAGLGFGLFPEFMVWKGLQAGRIIRLLPQWEADPVALYLVTPASTLRPMRVTTFIDYLAGAFARPPWEHQDAPAHSGAA; encoded by the coding sequence ATGAGACTGCCCGACCTGGAAGCCTGGGCCATTTTTGCAAAAGTGGCCGAACGTGGCTCCTTTGCCCGCGCGGCGGAGGAGATCCAGCTTTCCAAACCCACCGTATCCAAGGCCGTAAGTCGGCTTGAGCAGGCGCTGGGGGTTGCGCTGTTCAACCGCAATTCCCGCCAGATGTCCCTGACCGAGACGGGCCGCGCGCTGCTGGGTCATGCCAGCCGTATTCTGGCCGAGGCCGAAGCTGCCGAGACCGAAGCCCGTGGCGGCACGCTGGTGCCATCCGGCCTGATCCGCATTGCCGCCCCCATGACATTCGGGGTGCGTCACCTTGCCCCGTTGCTGCCGGGTTTCCTGCGCCAGTACCCTCAGGTCGACATCACCATGGATTACAGCGATGCGCTGGTGGACCTTGTAGCCGGGGGGTATGACATCGCGCTGCGGATCGCGGCACTGGCGGATTCCGCCCTGCGGGCGCGGCGGTTGTGCGGTGTGCGGCTGGTACTGGTTGCATCTCCCGCTTACGTGGCGCAGATCGGCCATCCTGATGACCCGCGTGCACTGGAGGGGCACAGGAGCTTTGTCTACACCAACACCTCCGCGCCGGGCATGATCCGCCTGCATGAGCGGGTGAGCGGGCGGGAATACGTGCTGTCACAGACGGCGCGCCTGCGCTCGGACAATGCGGAGGCCTTCCTACCCGCGCTGGAGGCGGGGCTGGGGTTCGGGCTGTTCCCGGAGTTCATGGTGTGGAAGGGGTTGCAGGCCGGACGCATCATCCGCCTGCTCCCGCAATGGGAGGCGGACCCGGTAGCACTTTATCTGGTCACACCCGCCAGCACGCTGCGTCCCATGCGGGTCACGACGTTCATCGATTATCTGGCAGGCGCGTTCGCACGCCCGCCATGGGAGCATCAGGACGCTCCCGCCCATTCTGGTGCCGCATGA
- the wrbA gene encoding NAD(P)H:quinone oxidoreductase, with translation MPKVLVLYYSTYGHIETMAHAVAEGVRAGGLEADVKRVPELVPEDVAKAHHFKTEQAAPLATTAELAEYDAIIVGAPTRFGRIPSQMANFWDQTGGLWLKGALVGKVGAAFTSTASQHGGQETTLFSILTNLIHHGMVITGLPYSFQGQLKLDEVTGGAPYGATTIAAGDGSRQPSANELDGAKFLGQHVADLARRLA, from the coding sequence ATGCCCAAGGTTCTTGTTCTGTATTATTCCACCTACGGCCATATCGAGACGATGGCCCACGCAGTGGCCGAAGGCGTGCGCGCGGGCGGCCTGGAAGCCGATGTCAAGCGCGTGCCTGAACTGGTGCCCGAGGATGTGGCGAAGGCCCACCACTTCAAGACCGAACAGGCCGCCCCCCTCGCCACCACCGCCGAACTGGCGGAGTATGATGCGATCATCGTGGGGGCCCCGACCCGCTTTGGCCGCATACCCTCACAGATGGCCAATTTCTGGGACCAGACAGGCGGACTGTGGCTCAAGGGCGCGCTGGTGGGCAAGGTGGGGGCGGCGTTTACCTCTACCGCCAGCCAGCATGGCGGGCAGGAGACGACGCTGTTTTCAATCCTGACCAACCTGATCCACCATGGCATGGTCATTACCGGCCTGCCCTACAGCTTTCAGGGGCAGTTGAAGCTGGATGAAGTGACCGGCGGTGCCCCTTATGGCGCAACCACAATCGCGGCAGGCGACGGCTCCCGCCAGCCCAGCGCCAATGAACTGGACGGGGCGAAATTCCTTGGCCAGCATGTGGCCGACCTGGCGCGCCGGCTCGCCTGA
- a CDS encoding glucose 1-dehydrogenase, with amino-acid sequence MTKTIPPQSQPHQPGIERLMDPPAEHIRPDYKGSGKLAGRRALITGGDSGIGRAAALHFAREGADVGILYLEEDEDARETIRLVEAEGVRGLAIRGDVSDSAVCTDAVTRTVETFGGLDIVVNNAGVQYVSNDLTDITDAQWQRHMDVNINGYFYITRAALPHLGQDSVIINTSSINAFAGNTSLVAYTTTKAAEMGFTRALALQLAPKGIRVNAVAPGPVWTPLQPASWGPVDPQAVADLGKNTPMQRVGQPSELGPAYVYLAARDSSYVTGQTIHVNGGMIING; translated from the coding sequence ATGACCAAGACGATCCCGCCCCAGAGCCAGCCGCACCAGCCCGGTATCGAACGCCTGATGGACCCGCCAGCCGAGCACATCCGCCCCGATTACAAAGGCAGCGGCAAGCTGGCAGGCCGCAGGGCACTCATTACGGGTGGGGATAGTGGCATCGGGCGGGCCGCTGCCCTGCATTTCGCCCGTGAAGGGGCGGATGTCGGCATACTCTACCTTGAAGAGGATGAGGATGCGCGCGAGACCATCCGCCTTGTGGAAGCCGAAGGCGTGCGCGGCCTTGCCATCCGTGGTGACGTATCGGACAGTGCCGTGTGCACAGATGCAGTCACCCGCACGGTAGAAACATTCGGCGGCCTTGATATCGTGGTGAACAACGCCGGGGTACAGTATGTCAGCAATGACCTGACCGACATTACCGATGCCCAGTGGCAGCGCCACATGGATGTGAACATCAACGGCTATTTCTATATTACCCGCGCAGCCCTTCCCCATCTGGGACAGGATAGCGTGATCATCAATACATCATCCATCAATGCCTTTGCGGGCAATACGTCACTGGTGGCCTATACTACAACCAAGGCGGCGGAAATGGGCTTTACCCGCGCCCTGGCGCTGCAACTTGCACCAAAGGGCATACGGGTCAACGCGGTGGCCCCCGGCCCGGTCTGGACCCCGCTGCAACCCGCAAGCTGGGGGCCGGTGGACCCGCAGGCGGTAGCTGACCTGGGCAAGAATACGCCCATGCAGCGCGTGGGCCAGCCAAGCGAACTGGGCCCGGCCTATGTCTATCTGGCGGCACGGGATTCATCCTACGTCACGGGGCAGACGATCCACGTCAATGGTGGAATGATCATCAATGGCTGA
- a CDS encoding MYG1 family protein gives MSQHTPFGLDNDTVTVTAVTHSGNFHLDETLGYVILHYALAPQGDLAGRVMANTPGDRLHFTRTRTPERIAAANIVFDVGGRHDPAAGRYDHHMKDKPLREDGTPYSAAGLLWKDYGIAAIRNMLATPVDEAELPAIWQAIDKSLVLPIDQDDNGVAKMGKLSLADIVSACRPAWDTAELYGPEQARARESAGFSQAATTIAGYLVNMVDRVRASLKAASRVLAAYEAAQDKRILIMDTGMPTEKVIFEHDLPVVYVVSPAGRDRWNVKAVPPTRGDFGQRVSLPDAWRGLEGEALAKVSGVSDAVFAHPARFICGAASKAGAVRMATLALEIDAAAAPSA, from the coding sequence ATGTCCCAACACACACCCTTCGGTCTTGATAATGATACGGTCACCGTCACTGCCGTGACTCATTCGGGGAATTTCCATCTGGATGAAACGCTGGGCTATGTGATCCTGCATTACGCCCTTGCACCGCAGGGAGATCTGGCGGGGCGTGTGATGGCCAATACGCCGGGGGACCGGTTGCACTTCACCCGTACGCGCACGCCGGAGCGAATTGCTGCCGCCAATATCGTATTTGACGTAGGCGGCCGGCATGACCCCGCCGCAGGCCGTTATGACCATCACATGAAGGATAAGCCCCTGCGTGAGGACGGCACGCCCTACAGCGCGGCAGGGCTGTTGTGGAAGGATTACGGCATTGCTGCCATCCGCAACATGTTGGCCACCCCGGTAGATGAGGCGGAACTCCCCGCCATCTGGCAGGCGATTGACAAGTCACTGGTCCTGCCGATCGATCAGGATGACAATGGCGTGGCAAAGATGGGCAAGCTGTCACTGGCCGATATCGTATCCGCCTGCCGTCCCGCATGGGATACGGCCGAGCTGTACGGCCCCGAACAGGCCCGTGCGCGCGAGAGCGCGGGCTTTTCCCAGGCTGCCACCACGATTGCGGGCTATCTGGTCAACATGGTGGACCGCGTGCGCGCCAGCCTGAAGGCTGCAAGCCGCGTACTGGCAGCCTATGAGGCGGCACAGGACAAGCGCATCCTGATCATGGATACGGGCATGCCAACGGAAAAGGTGATTTTCGAGCACGACCTGCCGGTGGTCTATGTCGTCTCCCCTGCCGGGCGCGATCGGTGGAACGTCAAGGCCGTGCCGCCCACGCGCGGTGACTTCGGCCAGCGCGTATCCCTGCCAGACGCATGGCGCGGGCTGGAAGGCGAAGCGCTGGCCAAGGTATCAGGCGTGTCCGATGCGGTATTTGCCCACCCTGCCCGCTTCATCTGTGGTGCGGCCAGCAAGGCGGGCGCGGTGCGCATGGCCACGCTGGCGCTGGAGATCGATGCGGCAGCCGCACCCTCCGCCTAA
- a CDS encoding efflux transporter outer membrane subunit produces the protein MMTRRMRRSVCRGGASVLALVSLAGCDLAPVYHAPHYVVPATWQGQAPFAVAQPMDDHIPANWWTGFADPRLDELEALATDHNGDLQAASERFLQARAIVSEARADLLPHFGLAFGGSNNKSSAERLFRYKGPITDSDEFYGGMASWEPDFWSSIRNRVRLQKDYAQEAAAQYASARLSLQAELASDYFTLRGLDAQAAIYTQSIGYYQESLRVTRTRLVDQAASQLDVARAENQLYTTQARLLDIQAQREVMEHAIAVLVNVAPSSFHIAADSHLNATRSALSTPMPSDLLQRRPDVAVAERQMAQANRAIGIARAAFYPHVSFQMNGGFDDNGFNLANLANSMWSYGATVTMPVFEGGLRRAQLQQSWSAYRETRDHYRMTVLAAFRDVEDGLSRTRRLDGENERLHAAVGAASQTQDITMNLYKGGLATYLDVLIAQVSTLDARIQQVEVQTRYLQARIGLIRACGGGWDAAQLPAPNRLFSVDPLQYSGLHNAHPAGDVPAPHSHGPDGDDDLTGPVLTPGLRQ, from the coding sequence ATGATGACCCGCCGCATGCGTCGTTCCGTATGCAGGGGCGGTGCGTCCGTCCTTGCACTCGTGTCACTGGCGGGGTGCGATCTGGCTCCCGTCTATCATGCGCCGCACTATGTCGTTCCCGCCACATGGCAGGGGCAGGCCCCTTTTGCCGTGGCCCAGCCTATGGATGACCACATTCCCGCCAACTGGTGGACCGGCTTTGCCGACCCCCGGCTTGATGAACTCGAAGCCCTCGCCACCGACCATAACGGGGATCTGCAGGCAGCCAGCGAGCGGTTTTTGCAGGCGCGCGCGATCGTAAGCGAGGCCCGTGCCGACCTGTTGCCCCATTTCGGGCTAGCCTTTGGCGGCAGTAACAACAAAAGCTCGGCCGAGCGGCTGTTCCGCTACAAGGGGCCGATCACGGATTCAGATGAATTCTATGGCGGCATGGCATCGTGGGAGCCGGATTTCTGGTCCTCCATCCGCAACCGCGTGCGCCTGCAGAAGGATTACGCGCAGGAAGCTGCGGCGCAGTACGCTTCTGCCCGGCTCAGCCTGCAGGCGGAACTGGCCAGTGATTATTTTACCCTGCGCGGGCTGGATGCGCAGGCGGCGATCTATACCCAGTCCATCGGGTATTATCAGGAATCCCTGCGCGTGACCCGCACAAGACTGGTGGATCAGGCGGCATCGCAGTTGGATGTGGCCCGTGCAGAAAACCAGCTTTACACCACACAGGCCCGCCTGCTGGACATTCAGGCCCAGCGTGAGGTGATGGAGCATGCCATCGCCGTGCTGGTCAATGTCGCCCCATCATCCTTCCACATTGCAGCGGATTCGCATCTCAATGCCACCCGTTCTGCGCTGTCCACCCCCATGCCATCGGATCTGTTGCAGCGCCGGCCAGATGTTGCCGTAGCCGAACGGCAGATGGCACAGGCCAACCGGGCCATCGGCATCGCACGCGCTGCGTTCTATCCGCATGTCTCGTTCCAGATGAATGGCGGGTTTGATGACAATGGCTTCAACCTTGCCAACCTTGCCAATTCCATGTGGTCCTATGGCGCGACTGTGACCATGCCGGTGTTTGAAGGGGGCCTGCGCCGCGCGCAGTTGCAACAGAGCTGGTCCGCATACCGTGAAACCCGCGACCATTACCGCATGACGGTGCTTGCCGCCTTCCGTGATGTGGAAGATGGCCTGTCACGTACAAGGCGGCTGGATGGCGAGAACGAACGCCTGCACGCCGCCGTGGGGGCGGCCAGCCAGACACAGGACATTACAATGAACCTGTACAAGGGCGGGCTTGCCACCTACCTGGATGTGCTGATTGCCCAGGTCAGCACGCTGGATGCCCGCATACAGCAGGTGGAGGTCCAGACCCGTTACCTGCAAGCCCGCATCGGCCTGATCCGTGCATGTGGCGGCGGGTGGGATGCAGCCCAGTTGCCTGCGCCCAACCGCCTGTTCTCGGTTGATCCGCTGCAATATTCCGGCCTACATAACGCCCACCCTGCAGGTGACGTACCCGCCCCTCACAGCCACGGACCGGACGGGGATGATGACCTGACCGGACCAGTGCTGACGCCGGGCCTGCGCCAGTAA
- a CDS encoding FkbM family methyltransferase, protein MMLQKVAESPPFVVPIQEHNVNIQPFGTYPPTKTQQWIRYIFFNTSFGYMKLRRPFVERFKQECKGGPVDSYLFGLKVRFYPQDNQTDAKSAVCGNCYNAKEWRWLDKCLPTGGTFLDIGANMGFFSLFAVTKQARIIAIEPNTILFERLCNNMFLNGSAACLVKVAVGERDETGTLIQTNMDYGGGTIGQGKGETVRIRPLLDILTELNVNKVNVLKIDIEGYEDKALLPFLSTAPASLLPDHIIMEYSERDRWQSDLMSKLTQVGYHQKARSRGNILMSRK, encoded by the coding sequence ATGATGCTTCAAAAGGTGGCGGAATCACCGCCATTCGTTGTGCCTATTCAGGAACATAACGTAAACATACAGCCCTTTGGTACTTACCCTCCTACCAAAACACAGCAATGGATACGCTACATCTTTTTCAATACCTCGTTTGGATATATGAAATTGAGGCGTCCCTTTGTCGAAAGGTTCAAGCAGGAGTGTAAAGGAGGACCTGTTGATTCCTACCTGTTTGGGTTGAAGGTTCGGTTTTACCCTCAAGACAACCAGACTGATGCCAAGTCGGCGGTCTGTGGTAATTGCTACAACGCCAAAGAGTGGAGGTGGCTGGACAAGTGCCTCCCTACTGGTGGCACCTTCCTCGATATTGGTGCCAACATGGGGTTCTTTTCCCTGTTTGCTGTTACCAAGCAGGCCCGTATCATCGCTATTGAACCAAACACCATTCTCTTTGAGAGGTTATGTAACAACATGTTTCTCAATGGTAGTGCAGCATGTTTGGTTAAAGTAGCCGTAGGTGAAAGAGATGAAACCGGCACCCTGATCCAGACGAACATGGATTACGGTGGTGGCACCATTGGTCAGGGTAAAGGAGAGACCGTTCGTATCCGGCCTTTGCTGGATATATTGACGGAGTTGAATGTCAACAAGGTCAATGTGTTGAAGATAGATATTGAAGGGTATGAGGATAAAGCTTTACTGCCCTTTTTGAGTACGGCTCCTGCCAGCCTGTTACCTGATCACATCATCATGGAATACAGTGAGCGTGATCGCTGGCAATCAGACCTGATGAGCAAACTGACCCAAGTTGGCTATCATCAAAAGGCACGTAGTCGCGGCAACATTCTTATGTCACGAAAATAG
- a CDS encoding NAD(P)-binding domain-containing protein gives MKIGFVGLGAMGHSMAQRLLAAGHGLCVYNRIAARVDDLLAQGATLAPTPPAAAQGANIVFSMLFDDAAAQVLTFGPGGIATTLGADAIHACCSTLSPKQARRLRDGRAARDGGGEWQAGLCYSA, from the coding sequence ATGAAGATCGGGTTTGTCGGGCTGGGCGCCATGGGGCACTCCATGGCGCAACGCCTGCTGGCGGCAGGGCATGGGCTATGCGTGTACAACCGCATTGCCGCCAGGGTGGATGACCTGCTGGCACAGGGCGCAACCCTGGCCCCTACCCCGCCCGCCGCGGCACAGGGGGCGAACATCGTCTTTTCCATGCTGTTTGATGATGCCGCTGCACAGGTTCTGACCTTCGGTCCCGGTGGCATTGCCACCACGCTGGGTGCAGACGCCATCCATGCCTGCTGCAGCACGCTCTCGCCGAAACAGGCCCGCAGGCTGCGCGACGGGCGCGCCGCCCGCGATGGCGGCGGGGAATGGCAGGCGGGACTGTGTTATTCTGCTTGA
- a CDS encoding AGE family epimerase/isomerase: MAEALPALMLPVTSWLRLGPHRRWLDMQGQRLLDFSKPSRVPHGFSALGDDGRLQPDAVADSTLTARMTHVYAVAMGRGLPGCAPLAAHGVACLRGALEDHDHGGWYLTPTVAGAPPENSRKQAYLHAFIALAASSARVAGIAGAHELLDSALTIWERHFWSEAEGVFRESFAADWSDEEDYRGANANMHSVEACMAVADVTGNAVWRHRALRVAERFIHTHARDGGYCLPEHYNRNWEVLRAYHQNKPTDALRPYGMTPGHFVEWAHLLLKLEAALLRTEGHAPPWLVEDAVELFHSGMNNGWQRDGAPGLLYTIDWARRPVVHNRPHWCQAEALTAAAALLKRTGHARYEHWYRTIWDYIDTYMIDRRQGGWIQELDEHNYPSSAVYAGKADLYHAWQATISPLLPLAPSFATAVTLLDN; the protein is encoded by the coding sequence ATGGCTGAGGCCCTGCCGGCGCTGATGCTGCCGGTCACCTCGTGGCTACGCCTTGGGCCGCATCGCCGCTGGCTGGACATGCAAGGTCAGCGCCTGTTGGATTTCTCCAAGCCATCGCGCGTGCCCCATGGCTTTTCCGCCCTTGGCGATGACGGGCGGCTACAGCCCGATGCCGTGGCCGACAGCACGCTCACCGCGCGCATGACCCATGTCTACGCCGTGGCCATGGGCCGTGGCCTGCCCGGTTGCGCACCGCTGGCCGCCCATGGCGTGGCCTGCCTGCGCGGCGCGCTAGAGGATCACGACCATGGAGGCTGGTACCTGACCCCAACTGTGGCAGGAGCCCCACCTGAAAATTCGCGCAAGCAGGCCTACCTGCATGCTTTCATAGCGCTTGCCGCATCATCGGCGCGTGTTGCCGGAATTGCGGGGGCGCATGAACTGCTTGATTCGGCGCTGACCATATGGGAGCGACATTTCTGGAGCGAGGCGGAAGGCGTGTTTCGTGAAAGTTTTGCCGCGGACTGGTCGGATGAAGAAGATTACCGGGGTGCGAACGCCAACATGCATTCCGTCGAGGCCTGCATGGCGGTGGCGGACGTAACCGGCAATGCGGTATGGCGGCACCGGGCGCTGCGTGTTGCCGAACGCTTCATTCACACCCATGCGCGTGACGGGGGCTACTGTCTGCCCGAGCACTACAACCGCAACTGGGAGGTGCTCAGGGCCTACCACCAGAACAAGCCCACCGATGCCCTGCGCCCCTACGGCATGACACCGGGGCATTTTGTGGAATGGGCGCACCTGTTGCTCAAGTTGGAAGCCGCCCTGCTACGCACGGAAGGCCATGCTCCGCCATGGCTGGTGGAAGATGCGGTCGAACTGTTCCACAGCGGCATGAACAATGGCTGGCAGCGTGATGGCGCGCCCGGCCTGCTTTATACAATCGACTGGGCGCGCAGGCCGGTCGTGCACAACCGCCCGCACTGGTGCCAGGCCGAAGCGCTGACCGCCGCCGCTGCCCTACTCAAACGGACCGGACACGCGCGCTATGAGCACTGGTACCGCACGATCTGGGATTATATCGATACCTACATGATAGACCGCAGACAGGGCGGATGGATACAGGAACTGGACGAACACAATTACCCTTCCAGCGCCGTTTATGCCGGCAAGGCAGACCTGTACCACGCATGGCAGGCCACCATATCACCGCTGCTGCCCCTTGCACCCAGCTTTGCCACCGCCGTTACCCTTCTGGACAACTAG
- a CDS encoding 2OG-Fe(II) oxygenase family protein has translation MLQILGRNPLLNCDDTGIRSLPGTGSASAPICPFTLFLSELDEYEGGELIIQNTYGTQRIRVPAGAMVLNPATILHSVHKGTRGSRWAAFFWSHSMIRNDVQHTLPYQFDCSVIEIRKALPDKRPGKLGLTATCHNLPRQWTEL, from the coding sequence GTGCTGCAAATACTGGGGCGCAACCCGCTGCTCAACTGCGACGACACGGGCATCCGCTCCCTGCCCGGCACCGGGTCCGCATCCGCACCAATATGTCCCTTCACCCTGTTCCTGAGCGAACTGGATGAATATGAAGGCGGTGAACTGATCATTCAGAATACTTATGGCACCCAGCGTATCCGGGTGCCTGCGGGTGCCATGGTGCTTAACCCCGCCACGATCCTGCACAGCGTACATAAAGGCACGCGCGGCAGCAGGTGGGCGGCATTCTTCTGGTCGCACTCCATGATCCGCAACGACGTGCAGCACACCCTGCCCTACCAGTTTGACTGCTCGGTCATCGAAATCCGCAAGGCCCTGCCCGATAAGCGTCCCGGCAAGCTGGGGCTGACCGCTACCTGTCACAACCTGCCGCGCCAGTGGACCGAACTGTAG
- a CDS encoding phosphomannomutase — protein MQHSGVAFGTSGARGLVTAMTDRVCFAYTVGYLRHLATLGEFAPGTDVAVAGDLRPSTPHILRACVAAITHMGGRPVFCGFVPTPALCLYAFGRGIPSLMVTGSHIPADRNGIKFNRAHGEFLKSDEAAMREEDVDLPDSLFDGSAALISPPILPPVTDVVPGFIARYRDFFGSDALSGLTLGIYQHSAVGRDVLVHIVEALGGRAVPLGRMEDFIPVDTEAVRPEDATLARQWASDGELDAILTTDGDSDRPLLADRAGDWLRGDVLGILAARFLGACAVTTPVSSNSALELSGFASDVRRTRIGSPFVVAAMTEAAAAGSLPSVGYEANGGFLLGSDVTRNGRTLRALPTRDSVLPMLCALVAARDAGMDLAELVRTLPPRFTLSDRLVEMPTAQSRDRIARLSEDPVQGAEALGLCKICGPLASVDETDGLRMTFADGRVVHLRPSGNAPELRVYVEADSPEQAQTLLRAGIDAVSLWREQA, from the coding sequence ATGCAGCACTCTGGCGTCGCGTTCGGGACCAGCGGCGCGCGCGGCCTTGTTACCGCCATGACGGATCGCGTTTGCTTCGCCTATACGGTGGGCTACCTCCGGCATCTGGCCACCTTGGGTGAGTTCGCACCCGGCACAGATGTTGCCGTAGCGGGAGACCTGCGGCCCAGCACGCCGCACATCCTGCGCGCCTGTGTCGCGGCCATCACCCACATGGGGGGGCGGCCGGTCTTCTGCGGTTTCGTGCCAACGCCAGCGCTGTGCCTGTATGCCTTTGGCCGGGGCATCCCTTCGCTCATGGTCACAGGCAGCCATATTCCGGCGGACCGCAACGGCATAAAGTTCAATCGCGCGCATGGGGAATTCCTCAAATCCGATGAAGCTGCGATGCGTGAGGAAGATGTGGACCTTCCCGATAGCCTGTTTGATGGCAGTGCTGCGCTCATATCCCCCCCAATCCTGCCACCCGTGACCGATGTCGTGCCCGGCTTTATCGCTCGCTACCGTGATTTTTTCGGTTCTGATGCCCTGTCTGGCCTGACCCTTGGCATCTACCAGCATTCCGCCGTGGGGCGTGACGTGCTGGTGCATATTGTCGAAGCGCTGGGTGGCCGTGCCGTACCGCTTGGCCGGATGGAGGATTTTATTCCCGTCGATACCGAAGCCGTCCGCCCCGAGGATGCCACCCTGGCGCGCCAGTGGGCGAGCGATGGTGAGCTTGATGCGATCCTGACCACCGATGGCGATTCCGACCGCCCCCTCCTGGCCGACCGTGCGGGGGACTGGCTGCGGGGCGATGTGCTGGGCATTCTGGCCGCGCGCTTTCTGGGCGCCTGCGCCGTGACCACGCCGGTTAGCAGCAATAGCGCGCTGGAACTCTCGGGCTTTGCCAGTGATGTGCGGCGCACCCGCATCGGCTCGCCCTTCGTGGTTGCCGCCATGACCGAAGCCGCCGCCGCTGGTAGCCTGCCTTCGGTCGGGTACGAAGCCAATGGTGGCTTCCTGCTGGGCAGCGACGTGACACGCAATGGCCGCACTCTGCGCGCCCTACCCACCCGTGATTCCGTGCTGCCCATGCTGTGCGCGCTGGTCGCCGCACGCGACGCGGGCATGGATCTGGCTGAACTGGTGCGCACCCTGCCGCCCCGCTTTACCCTGAGCGACCGGCTGGTTGAAATGCCCACCGCACAGAGCAGAGACCGGATTGCGCGTCTGAGCGAAGACCCCGTACAGGGAGCCGAGGCGCTGGGCCTGTGCAAAATCTGCGGCCCGCTTGCCAGCGTAGATGAAACCGATGGCCTGCGCATGACCTTTGCCGATGGCAGGGTCGTCCACCTGCGCCCTTCGGGCAACGCACCGGAACTGCGGGTCTATGTGGAGGCCGACAGCCCCGAACAGGCGCAGACCCTGCTCAGGGCAGGGATTGACGCGGTCAGCCTCTGGCGCGAACAGGCATAG